From the Quercus lobata isolate SW786 chromosome 6, ValleyOak3.0 Primary Assembly, whole genome shotgun sequence genome, one window contains:
- the LOC115995430 gene encoding L-ascorbate oxidase homolog encodes MKQAIFLHFFLGVLACLSGFWVNAEDAYRYFTWEVTYGTISPLGVPQQGILINGLFPGPNVECVTNENIIVNVINKLDEPFLITWNGIQQRKTSWQDGVLGTNCPIPPNSNWTYKFQAKDQIGTYNYFPSTKLHRAAGGFGGFNIAQRSVISIPYPQPDGEFTLLVADWYKTNFKVLQQKLDSGNPLPLPDGLLINGLNQAATFTGEPGKTYKFRVSNVGIATSINFRIQGHVLKLIEVEGAHTLQETYESLDIHVGQSVAVLVTLNGSPKDYFIVASTRFTKPILTATAILRYAGSSIAASQPLPIGPTYQIHWSMKQARTIRLNLTANAARPNPQGSFHYGTIQVARTIILENTQAKINGKLRYAVNSISYEDPDTPLKLADWFNIPGVFDLNTIKDKPTFGPAILGASVIGTTLHDFVEIIFQNNETAIQSWHLDGYSFFVVGYGSGLWTPEFRKRYNLNDAIPRHTVQVYPSGWSAVMVSLDNKGMWNLRSAIWSRNYLGQQLYVRVWNNEKSLFTETDIPPNALFCGKAKPSS; translated from the exons ATGAAGCAGGccattttcctccatttttttcttggagtaTTGGCTTGTTTGAGTGGCTTCTGGGTGAATGCAGAAGACGCATATAGATATTTTACATGGGAAGTTACATACGGGACAATTTCTCCTCTTGGTGTACCCCAACAG GGCATTCTCATCAATGGACTATTTCCTGGGCCAAATGTTGAATGCGTGACTAATGAGAACATTATTGTAAATGTCATCAACAAGCTGGACGAACCTTTCCTCATTACATG GAATGGTATCCAACAGAGAAAGACATCATGGCAAGATGGAGTACTTGGGACCAATTGCCCAATCCCTCCAAACTCAAATTGGACATACAAGTTTCAAGCCAAGGATCAGATTGGAACCTACAACTACTTCCCTTCCACTAAGCTGCATAGAGCTGCTGGTGGTTTTGGGGGTTTCAATATTGCACAAAGGTCCGTCATATCAATCCCATATCCTCAACCTGATGGAGAATTTACACTGCTTGTTGCTGATTGGTACAAGACTAATTTCAAG GTATTGCAGCAAAAATTGGATTCAGGCAATCCTCTTCCTCTCCCTGATGGTCTTCTCATAAATGGGCTTAATCAGGCAGCTACCTTCACGGGTGAACCAG GGAAAACCTACAAGTTCAGAGTGTCAAATGTGGGCATAGCAACTTCAATTAACTTTAGAATTCAGGGTCATGTACTTAAGCTTATTGAAGTAGAAGGAGCTCATACCCTCCAGGAGACTTACGAATCTCTTGACATTCATGTGGGTCAATCTGTAGCAGTTTTGGTTACCTTAAATGGTTCTCCCAAGGATTACTTCATTGTTGCTTCTACCCGCTTCACAAAGCCTATTCTCACTGCCACCGCAATTCTTCGCTATGCTGGTTCCAGCATTGCTGCCTCTCAACCATTGCCTATTGGTCCAACTTATCAAATTCACTGGTCTATGAAGCAAGCCAGGACCATCAG GTTGAATTTGACAGCCAATGCAGCCAGGCCAAACCCTCAAGGGTCATTCCACTATGGGACCATACAGGTTGCGAGGacaattattttagaaaatacaCAAGCTAAGATAAATGGAAAGCTACGTTATGCTGTCAATAGCATCTCCTACGAAGATCCAGATACCCCATTGAAGCTCGCTGACTGGTTTAACATCCCTGGTGTCTTTGACTTAAACACAATCAAGGACAAGCCAACTTTTGGCCCTGCAATCCTTGGCGCTTCTGTCATTGGAACCACCCTTCATGACTTTGTTGAAATCATCTTCCAAAACAATGAAACCGCTATTCAATCTTGGCATCTGGATGGATACAGTTTCTTCGTTGTTGG ATATGGTTCTGGTCTGTGGACACCTGAATTTAGAAAACGCTACAATTTGAACGACGCTATCCCCAGACACACTGTTCAG GTGTATCCCTCGGGCTGGAGCGCAGTAATGGTGTCTTTGGACAACAAGGGCATGTGGAACTTGAGGTCCGCAATCTGGTCAAGGAATTATTTAGGACAGCAATTGTATGTCAGAGTTTGGAACAATGAAAAAAGCCTCTTTACTGAGACCGACATCCCTCCCAATGCATTATTTTGTGGCAAGGCCAAGCCCTCATCATAG
- the LOC115993805 gene encoding dof zinc finger protein DOF5.3-like, translated as MIQELLGGAGLIAGERKISTNGVVLQTSTPPSSPSPAPSPSSSTTTATTATTTSNSDNQNLRCPRCDSSNTKFCYYNNYNLTQPRHFCKTCRRYWTKGGALRNVPIGGGCRKNKNGTISTSVSKSSCSKIKTLTSEFGRSGLGTGFDHDLSSSPILWGSPQNSHLLALLRATQNPNPNHSPSPLSNSVHVKEEGNMVGSHLMTEPVVSTGTLNARTLGLDPLGHGQVPSLGLCSSFWRNNQHQAQQQNGFVSNGEVQNSNSGIQELYQRLRSSSNYYGHDHSPVVLSNLASSSSASSSILESASVAGGELGYWNPTFSWSDLPTTNGAYP; from the coding sequence ATGATCCAGGAACTGTTGGGAGGTGCAGGCCTTATAGCAGGAGAGAGGAAAATCTCTACTAATGGAGTAGTATTACAAACCAGTACTCCACCTTCTTCTCCATCTCCTGCACCATCTCCTTCTTCCTCAACTACAACAGCTACTACAGCTACAACAACATCAAATTCTGATAACCAAAACTTGAGGTGTCCAAGATGCGATTCTTCCAACACAAAGTTCTGTTACTACAACAACTACAACCTCACTCAGCCTCGCCACTTCTGCAAGACTTGTCGCCGTTATTGGACCAAAGGTGGTGCCCTCCGAAATGTTCCAATTGGAGGTGGTTGCAGAAAGAACAAGAATGGTACAATCTCAACCTCAGTTTCCAAGTCAAGCTGTAGCAAGATCAAGACCTTAACATCTGAGTTTGGAAGGTCAGGCCTCGGAACTGGCTTCGATCATGACCTTTCATCAAGCCCAATTCTGTGGGGTTCGCCACAGAATTCTCATCTCTTGGCTTTACTAAGAGCTActcaaaaccctaaccctaaccaTAGCCCTAGTCCCTTGTCTAATTCTGTTCATGTGAAGGAAGAAGGAAATATGGTTGGATCCCACTTGATGACTGAGCCAGTGGTTTCAACTGGTACATTAAATGCTCGAACCCTGGGCTTGGACCCTCTTGGCCATGGCCAGGTCCCTTCTCTTGGTCTATGCAGCTCTTTCTGGAGAAACAATCAACATCAAGCTCAACAACAAAATGGGTTTGTAAGTAATGGTGAAGTTCAAAACAGTAATTCTGGGATTCAGGAACTATATCAGAGGCTCAGATCATCAAGTAATTACTATGGTCATGATCACTCACCAGTGGTTCTAAGCAACTTGGCTTCTTCATCTTCCGCTTCCTCATCTATTTTGGAGTCAGCTTCTGTTGCTGGAGGTGAATTGGGATACTGGAATCCAACATTTTCTTGGTCTGATCTTCCAACAACTAATGGTGCATATCCTTAG